Within the Corynebacterium sp. sy039 genome, the region TTCTCTCGGTTATGGGAAATGACCCTGGGCGGAGTATGTGCGCTCAGTATTTCCCGCATAAAACCGAACAATAAAGTTGGTACTTTGCTAAGCAGCTTAGGTTTAATTGCTATAGCACTTACCGGTGTATTTATCACTACTACCACTGCTTTCCCAGGGCCACTATCGCTTATCCCACTTGGGGGCGCACTGCTTATCATCGTCGGCGGCAAAAATAATCACAACGCTATTTCTACATTCTTGTCACTACCAGTGTTTCAGTGGGGTGCAAAAATTGCTTATCCGCTTTACCTCTGGCATTGGCCACTGCTTATTATCTGCACATCATATTCCGCACATGATTCTGCAACTGCTGAATTGTCGTGGCTGAGCAAAGCTGCAATTATCATCTGTTCCATTGTGCTTGCGTATCTTACGCACCGCTTCGTCGAGCAGTTTTTCATGCAAAAGGCGCCTAGAGCGCTGGCTGGACAAAAACATATGCACCGACTTAAAGAGAGCGTGGAATCAACCGCAGGAAAACTCAAAGCACTAGCAAGTGTTGGTTTTATTACAGCTTTGCTTGCGCTTTTGTCGCTCCAACCACATCAAGAACACCTTATTGAGCAAGCACAAAATACTTTCGTCATCGACGAGGCACATTATCCCGGAGCTTTGGCAATCACGGGTGCTGCAGTTCCCAATGGTTTGACATATTATCCTGATCCACAGCTCATTTCTGAGATTTATCCAGAACCAGGTGCCCAAGGGTGCGTCACCATGAAGTGGGAAGGGGCAGATACCACTCGTACTAATAAAGTGGACGGGGCACCATGCATTTATGGTGATCTTGAAGCTGAGACAACAATAGTTATGACTGGCGGCTCTCATGCGGAACAATGGATGCCACCACTTCACGCACTAGGGATGCAATATCACTTCAAGGTTATTCCTTTAGTTCGTCAAGGATGCCCTATGACGATCGAGGACGACTCTTTTATTGACGCCACCTGTGCACAGTGGAATGAAAATGTTTTGGACACCATTATTGCTATGGATCCTGATTTGGTTTTCTCTACTTCAACGCGTCCGGAAAAAGACCATAAACCAAGTGTCGATGCTGTACCTGATGGGTATATCAACTTCTGGCAACGTCTAACCGACGCAGGCATTAATTTCCTGGGATTACGCGACAACCCCTGGTTCTACGATCAGCAGGGACAAGAATGGGATATGAACCAGTGCATGATTGCCCGGAAAAATGATATTTCTGAATGTTCTATCCAACGAGATAAGGTTTATGCTCCCGAAGATCCTGCTGCAGCATATACCCGTCTAGGGTCGAATATGCACTTTGTAGATACTGCTGACTGGTTCTGTAATAGCTCAACCTGCCCACCAGTTATCGGCAATACCTACGTGTACCGGGATCAAAACCATATTTCCTACGCTTATGCATTGAGCACTCAAAAATTACTCTGGAAATACCTAGAACCATTGCTCACCCCAAACGCTAATTCCCCTACAAGTAGTATGCGACCAAGTAGCACAGCCACTTCTACTCCTGCCCCCGCAAGCACAACTGCTAAGAAAACCTCTACTTCTCCTACCACCACGGCAACCAGCACCAAGACAAACACGAGCACTGTTTCCTCGTCTTCTTCCCAGGTGCAGAAGAAATAAAGAGAATAATAAGCACTTAAAAGGAAAAGTCCCTGTAGCAGCTATAGAGCGCTACAGGGATTCTAATTCGTGGGTACCTATTTTCCTTTGCCGAAATCAAGGTTATTGAGGTCGATATTTTCCAACCCCTTGGGCATTTTTGGCATTCCAGGCATACCTGGTAACCCTGCACCACCTTGCAATTGTTCCTGCATTTTCTGCAACTCAGCCATATTCGGCATTCCAGGCATTCCGCCAGGCATTCCAGGCATATTATTGCTACGCTTTGGTGCTTTACGTTTACCGTTTTTACCTTTACGCCCTTTAGGTTTCTTCTTTGTAGCGCTCCGGCCACCTCCCATGCCAAACTGACCGGCCATCTGCCCCATCATCTTCTTTGCATCGAAGAACCGTTCTACCAGTTGATTTACTTCAGTAACGCTTACGCCAGAACCATTGGCAATGCGCTTACGTCGAGAAGCATTTAGAATTTTGGGGTTTTCTCGCTCAGCAGGGGTCATACCACGGATAATGGCCTGAATGCGGTCGAGCTGTTTCTCATCAACCATGTCCGCCACCTGAGACATTTGCTTTCCACCAGGGAGCATCTTGAGGATATTACCAATCGGCCCCATTCGACGAATCATAAGCATTTGGTTGAGGAAGTCTTCCAGAGTGAGCTCCCCTGTACCAATTTTTTGCGCTGCAACTAATGCTTGTTCTTGATCAAGTTTCTTCTCTGCTTGTTCAATGAGCGTGAGAATATCACCCATGCCAAGAATACGACTTGACATACGCTGTGGGTGGAATACATCGAAATCTTCTAGCTTTTCACCAGTAGAGGCAAACATAATTGGCTTGCCAGTAACCTCACGAATAGATAATGCAGCACCACCACGAGCATCACCATCTAATTTAGTAAGCACTACACCAGTGAAATCCACGCCATCGCGGAATGCCTCAGCAGTATTTACTGCATCCTGACCAATCATGGCATCAATGACGAAAAGCACTTCATCAGGGTTGATAGCATCGCGGATATTTCGTGCCTGGGTCATCAAAGTCTCGTCAATACCCAATCGACCAGCTGTATCGACGATCACCACATCATGCTGGCTACGCTTTGCTTCTTCAACACCTGCTTGAGCCACAGCGACTGGATCACCATGCGAAGTACCCATTTCGTGTTCGAGGGAATCGATCGATGTACCAGGATCCGGAGCAAAGGTAGGAACACCTGCACGCTGACCTACAATCTCAAGCTGCTGCACTGCACCAGGTCGCTGCAAGTCACATGCAACGAGCATAGGGGTATGACCTTGCTCAGCAAGATATCGTGCCAGTTTACCTGCCAAGGTAGTTTTACCCGCACCTTGCAAACCTGCCAGCATAATGACCGTTGGTGGATTCTTTGCCAAGCGCAAACGGCGCGTCTCGCCACCAAGAATTGCAGTAAGTTCTTGGTCGACAATTTTAATAATTTGCTCTGCAGGATTGAGCGCCTTAGATACTTCTACCCCTAAAGCACGCTCCTTAATTTTGGCAATAAAACCGCGCACTACCGGCAAAGAAACGTCAGCTTCTAGGAGCGCAAGACGAATTTCTCGAGCAACAGCATTGATATCAGCTTCGGTGACTCTGCCTTTTGTCCGTAGACCTGATAAAGCTTGACCCAACCTATCTGATAGAGACTCAAACACGCTAGCGAACTCCTTGAAACCTAAAAGTATGTAACAGTGTAATCCAAAAACCCTATTATAAGGCTCACATAGGGGTGAGCGAAAATACGCAACAGCCACAGCATAGCGAAACTGCCCTACCGCCCATGCGATTTCTTATTTTTTATTTCCTGATGTCAATAGTCTAGTCACATCTCGTTCTACTTGTGCTCGATCAAACCCTGGTTCTAGTTGACACTGGACAATCATCGTCGCCCCAGGGGTAGTCATGCGCAACCACTTAATTCCTGGCAATACCCCTAATAGAGTACCTAAAGCTGCCTGGCGATCCGTCGTACGCACTTCTAAAATATCGTCCTGCCACATGGTTGTGGTCAAGCCGCCGTGGATCGTCGGTAATGCACTAAATACGCCAGACTTATAGCTTTGCACAATATCTTGTTCATCAAATCCAGTACCTAGGGTGTTATATACCTCAAGTTCTGCCTCGACAATGCGCTGACCACTATCTTTATCCACTCTTGTTGTTATGCCTGCACCAAGGATATTCCATTCTTTTGCAGCTACAAGTGCAAAAATACGGATACTTTCACGGTCATAACTACCACGCCAGTAAATCGTCGCACGCATATTATTTTCTTCATGCCGCACACCCACCGTATCAGGTGCATGTACCTGAGGTGGCTGAGGCGCTAATGCACTCAGCTGTACTTTCGCTCGGTGGCATAGAGTTTTTAATCCTGCGCTCAACGACGGACTAAACACTCCAGGTCCTGTCGCTAAAGAATCTGCTTCAACTAGGGTTTCTAATAAGTTGATGATTAATCGGTCATATCCAGTAGCATCGAGCAGCTGTTCCAAGGCCTGCGAACCAGTGGGATCCATACGCCTGAGGATTTGTGGAATCAACGTATGCTGCGCTACAACCGTTTTGACGATATGAATTTCTTGTTTATTAAGCCGCAATCTTTTAGCCATATGAGCAACATACTCAGCGCCTACTTGCTCATGCGGTAACTGCTGCCCCTTACCAATATCATGAAAAAGTGCTGCCAGATAAAGCAAATCTGGACGTGCCACGTTTACACTTCGCTGTGCACAATTGTGCACCACCATAAGACTATGCTGGTCGACGGTATGGATATGGGTTGGTTCTCTCGGCACAAGCCCACGGATATTTTTCCACTCTGGAACTATTTTCTCCCATAATCCATACTCATCCATCTGATGTATTACCCGTGCACTGTGCTCGGGTGAGCTGAGCAAAGCAAAAAAATCACCTGCCATATTAGTGGGCATAATCTCTGGTAATGGCGGTAACTGTGTCAAACGTTTCCAGGTATGTGGCGCAACACTAAGCCCGGTGCGTGCCCCAGCTGCTGCTACGCGCAATAACAAACCTGGATCACTAAGGTCAGGAGTACGCGAAAGGGTGATCTCACCATTGAGTTCCACAACATCGACGTCGAGTGGCCGTCGAATAGGACGCCTGATTTTTGTGCGCGACGGCAACAAGTTTCGTGCAGTGGCTAATGCTTCAGTAAGAGCATCATCGACTGTTTTAGCCGCAGCAGCCAAAGCACGCGCTAATTCATAGCGATCAGCAAAACCTAAATCTGTTGCAACATCGACGGCGAACTCAGGATCAAGAACATCTCTCGCTCGCCCCATATGAAAATGCAACAGTGTTCGAGTATCAAGCAGTAGCGTACGTTGTTGATCCAACTGTGCGCGATTACTCAGATTTGCCAAAGCAAGAGCATTAATTAAATCAATATCACGTAACCCGCCATGACCATGTTTCAGATCAGGTCTAGTCATTGTCACCAAAGAACCTGAACGACGCCACCGAGCTATCGCAGTATCAACAAGATTATTAAAATTCTTTTTTAATTCTTTACGCCATGTGGCAAGGACTAACTCTCGCGCTCTTTCAGTTAATTTTTCCTGCCCCCGACAATGCGATAAATCCAAAAGAGCAAGTGCCGCAGTAGAATCTGCCGTCATCATCTGTGCACATTCTTCTGGCGTGCGTACTGCATAGTCAAGACGCATTTTTGCATCCCAAATGGGGTACCACACACGCTCAATTTCTGCCGAATCAAGCGCGGTGGCTTGGGCGTCGACAAGCAATATGAGATCAAGATCTGAATGTGGACCGAGTTCACCGCGGGCAAAAGAACCCGTAGCTGCCAGTGCAGTACCTGATGGTAACTGCACGGAATTGAGTATATCCCAAGCTCTATGCTGTGCTTGTTGCCTGAGTTGTTGAGGCATTACATGAATATGACTCATAGCAGCACGACGTTATCCTGTTCTCTTAGGTGTTCTGGTGTTTCAGGGTTGCCTGAGTGTGGGTAGTTTTCCCACATGAGGTATAGCTGAGGGACTTACACTGCATCTGCATCACGTTCGCCAGTGCGAACGCGAACAAGCTGTTCTACATTAGTAACCCAGACTTTGCCGTCACCAATTTTTCCAGTATGCGCAGTATCGACGATCGCATTAAGTACCTCATCTAATTGAGCATCATTGATGACGATTTCAATTTTTACTTTAGGCACAAACTCCACCGCATACTCTGCACCACGATAGACCTCTGTATGCCCTTTTTGTTGCCCAAAACCTTGGGTTTCTGTCACAGTCATACCGTGGACACCAATTTGTTCCAAGGCATCTTTAATATCGGTGAGAGTAAAGGGTTTGACGATAGCTGTCACAAGTTTCATGGAATGCTCCTATGGCTTAGCAGTTGTTGCTCAATTATTCTACTTAACTCTTTGCTGAAAATTTAGTTGAATGAAGGACCAGCAGTATCATAAGCAGTTTCGCCATGCTCATGGAAGTCAATGCCATTTGATTCTTCTTCATCATCAACTCGCCAACCCAAGGTTGCTTTCACAATGAATGCCAAAACCACAGTGATAAGGCCAGCAAAAATCATAGCAATGAGCGCAATCAGAATTTGGACTACAAAAAGTTTTACGCCATCAGAACCACCACCTGTGAGCAATCCCTTGCCATCTGCCAATAGCCCCACGCCAATCGTGCCCCACAGACCAGCTACAAGGTGGACACCCACAACATCCAAGGAATCGTCGAAAGCGAATTTATATTTTAGTCCCACGCCAAAAGCAGCAAGGATACCGCCAATAGCACCAAGAATGAGTGAGGTAACCGGGGTGAGATCACCAGCTGCAGGAGTAACAGCAACTAAACCAGCGACGACACCCGAAGCAGCACCTAAAGATGTTGCATGACCGTCACGGATTTTTTCCACAAGCAACCAACCTAGCATTGCAGCTGCGGTGGCAGCGGTAGTGTTAACCCACGCTAATCCAGCTAATCCATCTGCAGCAAAAGCAGAACCGCCGTTGAAACCAAACCAACCGAACCAGAGCAGTGCTGCGCCAAGCATCACAAAAGGTAGGTTGTGTGGTCGCTGCGAAGAGCGAAGGAAGTTTTTACGTTTTCCAATGATAATGGACAGCACTAACGCACTCACACCTGCAGAAATATGCACGACTGTACCACCAGCAAAGTCAATTGGCTTGATGAGTGCTTCTGCTGCGTCGTCAACGCCGAATAACCAAGCAGCAACACTATTTTCACCGTGAGCCAGCAAACCGCCACCCCACACCATATGCGCTAATGGGAAGTAAGCACACGTTGCCCATAATCCTGCAAAGAGCATCCAAGAGCCAAATTTGACACGTTCGGCTATGGCACCAGAAATCAATGCGGTAGAGATAACAGCAAAGGTGAGCTGGAATGCAACATCAATAATGTTGGGATAACCAGATGCACCTGCAATATAGTTGCCTTCTGCGTCAGTAATGGAGTTTTTTAGCCCAAAGAACTCAAAAGGGTTGGCAAATACCCCACCTATTGATTGAGAGCCATAGGACATGGACCATCCCCATAGCACATAAATAACGCTGACTAACCCAAGTGTGCCAAAAGACATCATCATCATGTTTAGCACTGATTTTTGCCTGGACATACCGCCATAGAAAAATGCAAGTGCAGGTGTCATGAGAAGAACCAGTGATGCTGATATGAGCATCCAACTTGCATTTCCTGATGCTTGTAGCACTTCTTCCGAGCTCATGATGTGCTCTCCTTTTCTCAGAATCCCTCAGTGGATACGACTGTTGCCATGCAACTCACTATATAACTATAGACATACAGAATTCTTTTCTATAATCCAACAGTTAGAATGGGGTACCCACTCACGAAAGACAAGGCATTATCACTGCTAAGAGCACCGAAAAAGGCAGCACCCCATCATGGATGCTGCCTATAAAGATTCACTGCGCCATCGCGCATCATCACACAAAGATGGAATGACTAACCAGCGAAAACTTAATGTGTGCCCAAAAGCGCATCGACAAAACCATCAACCTCAAAAGGTGCTAAGTGGTCAGCGCCTTCCCCAAGACCCACCAATTTCACTGGAACACCAAGTTCTTCTTGCACTCGGAACACAATCCCGCCCTTGGCTGTGCCATCAAGTTTGGTTAGTGCAACACCAGTAATCTCTACGACATCACTAAATACTTTCGCCTGGTGCATACCATTTTGCCCGGTAGTAGCATCAAGGACGAGCAAGACCTCATCAACTTTTGCTTTCTTTTCCACTACTCGTTTTACTTTGCCAAGCTGATCCATCAAATTCGCAGAGTTATGCAAACGACCGGCAGTGTCAATGAGAACCACGTCCACTCCTGATTCCACGCCCTGCGACACGGCGTCGAAAGCAACGGAAGCAGGATCTGCACCTTCTTTGCCACGCACTGTTCGCGCCCCTACGCGTCGACCCCATGTTTCTAGCTGATCAGCTGCGGCAGCACGGAAAGTATCTGCAGCGCCAAGAAGAACAGAGTGCCCCATAGACACAAGAACACGTGCAAGTTTTCCTGTTGTGGTCGTCTTACCAGTGCCATTGACTCCCACAACCAAAATCACCGCTGGCTTACCGTCATAAGGCATAGCCTTAATAGAGCGATCCATATCTGGTTGCGCTGCACTAATCAAACATTCACGTAGCATTTCCCGCGCTTCTTGCTCAGAGGAAACCCCACGCTTGGCAATGGTTTCTCGCAATTGATCAACAACTTTGAGCGTCACATTAGCGCCAAGATCTGCTTGCAATAGCAATGCTTCAATATCTTCCCACGCCTCATCGTCGAGATCTCCCTCGCTAAGCATACCGAGTACAGAACGACCAAAAACATTTTGTGAACGCGATAGGCGGGCGCGCAACCGAGCAATACGACCGTCAGCAGGATCAATATCTTCGACAGGGGCACTGTCAACGCTATCAGCGCTATCAGTGGTGTCAGCGCTATCAGGGCTATCAGCGCTATCAGAAACACCATCCTCAGAAACAGTATCGGCAGCAGAATCAGAGTCAGAGCTTTCGACATCATGGATCTGTGCTCCCTGCTCGTGAGTTTGTGAGTCGAGTTTCGTCGCATGAGCGTCGATAAGCTCCTCAGGTTTATTCGTGCTTTCTGCGGCTATAGCAGGTTCAGCAGATTCAGCCTGACGAACCTCAGGCTCCGATTGGGCTAATTCAACTGGTTCTTTTTGCGCAGAACTAAAATTAAACCCACCTTGAGCCTGATAATTACCCGACTTCTCTTGTTGCGTTAGTTCCTTTTTAGGCTGCTCATTCTCAAAACTGATTTTTTTTGCGCTGTGCCGACGCAAACCAATAATGACAAAAGCAATAAGCAACAGCACTACCACTACGGCAGCAATAAGGATTATGAGCTGAGTATTCATGATTCTTTCTCCAGTTTCTCTCACATAGTATTAAAAACTTATTCCTTGGTGTTTCACCGCTAAAACCATAGCCTCAGCAGCAACCATATCGCTTGTCACCAGTTCTGGCACAATATCAGCCAATAACGCCCATGCTGGAGTCACTGCGTCAAGGGTCTTAGACGATGTGATCAAACCATGCGCATGCATACGAGCAGCAAGAGCCAAAATAAGCGATACCACTGGAGTCAATGCCCACACATTATCACGAGCATCAGTATCGACCCCATCCAATTTGTCAAAGCGTACACGTGCCATAGCGTAAAGAGTTTTATTGGTACTACGCAAGGTACGTAATAAGGTCACAGCTGGTTGAATCAATCCCTGCGAAGACAACAATTCACACAGACATTCTCGCTGATTAAACGCCTCAAATACCGCTAAAAGCCGTGATCCTTCATCCATAATCGCCCCAGGAACAACCCGAGAATCAGCGAAAAACATAGAAAGCAGATTTTTCTGCTGCGACTCATCCATAGACGCAATTGCCACCGTAGAACGATCAATGCACGCAGAATCCAACGTAGCATCTCTACCGGTTTTGAGTATTTCTACCACATTCTCCCCAGCAAGATGCACGAGCTTTTCGACGATTACCGCCACATCTGGATCCACTGTCTCATCCGCAAATGCTGACCCGAACTTGGCAACGTCTTCTGTGGCTAGCTCCGTTCCTTGTTCTTCATGTTCCATGATCTCTCTGGAGTCTTGAGCACCTTCTTGCTGTATTTGATGAGATAATCGACTATCTAATTCGCCAAGTAGTGCCAAGGTATCAATCCATGCAGCCCGGTGAATATCCTCATAATGGTTGTGCTCTTCTTCCTGATAAGCACTTGAAACAGTATGACCAGAAAAAATGCATAGACTTAAGGTTGTTTCAATAATCTTTCCAGGTTGTTGCGTTGCTGGCACTAAACTTTCTGACAAGCCTTTAAGCGCATTATGCGGCTGAGAGCGCAATACTTGTTGCACTGCTTTGCGTGCATCGCCTTTAGCCAACCCTGTGGTAATGGTATCCCACAGCAATGGCATAACTTCAGCGGAATCAGGCACTTGCGTGCTGTCACCAGCAAGAAAAGCAGAAAGCTGTGTCAAAACACCGACGGTGTCTGCGTCTGCGTCATCGTGAGGATCAATATAATGCCCTGGCTGTTCTAAAATATAGGCATAGTCCCCAGGAGTAATTGGTGCACGTAGAGTCATAAACGGATCATGCGTATGCAATTGGATTGCCAGATTACCCGCATTCCTTAAATTATCTGGCAATGTTAAAACCCCAGAATGGACGTCGAGAGTATAAGCTGGCTCCCACGGAGCAGTCAAAGCCCATACCCAAGCACGTAGCCGAGAATGATCAGTAAGACCACTAAAGCTCATTACCCCAGGTTGCTCAGGATCAGTCTGAAGCGTGTATTCCTGCTCAGAACGTAAATCGGCAACAGTGACCGAAACTTTATTGCGACTGAGTGCATCTGTCCACTCCAAATCAATACGTCCAGCAGGCATAACGCACGCACTTGCAGCAATTGGAGCGAGATCAGCAACATACGTTAAATCAGAATCCGCAGCTTTGAGCTTAATCGTTTTTACTGGAGCTCCATGAGTATTGCGCACGGTAACCGTCGGATTGCGTAACTGCCCCACTGCTCGAATACGTAATTGCCCGTCGGCAGCTAAACGACGCGGACGCACCACCACTCTACTCGCACGCCACATTGGTGGCTCACCAATCAGTGGTAACTCAAAGGTTAATCGAGGTGGAGTAAACCGTAGCGGCAGTTGATCACCTTCGTCGGTACTCACGATAAGTTCTGCTCCTGCCTGATCAGGCGCTACCGACAATACCTGTGGCTGACATCTAAATTCTTTTTCTCCTGGTATAAGCTGTAGCGTTGCTTCGCTCAACCCACCACCCGTAGGAATCCGAAATGCTTTCGATACACCAGCAATATCCATATGTGCTTGTGCGCCTTCAACTAACGCAAACTCATGTCGGAATGACTCATTCCGCGGTCCACGCATACGAACAAGATATTCCCCCACCCACGGTGCATCATAAAGGTCAGGATCAAAAACCTGAAATACCCCACCTTCAGCTGGCACTTCGAGTGGTTCTGGTTGGGTAATTTCTTCACCAGCGTGCGATGCACCTGCATAAGAAGAAATAGATAAATACCAGGTTTCACTGTGTCCTGAAGGAGTAGGAGGGAAAACTGCAAGCAAGGAACTGTCATAAACAGCTAACCCACTCAAACTCGTCAATGCAGGTAATGGCTCCCCGGGATTTTGGAACATGACTCGCTGGCGCACATCAATACTGCGGATTCCTTCCATAGACGCCTTAGCACCTTGTGGCACAGCAACCATCGATGCAGCATGATATACATCCACATAGTAACACGTCCAACCTACCCAGCCTTCAACAGCACAAGAAGATAATGGTGTGATATGTTCACCGCTCACAATGTCTTCTAATATCGTTGCCTCAGGCACCAATACATGAAGGTATTGATGATGAAGTGAGACTTTATCACTAACATTTGCGCCACCAGCACTAAAGAGCAACATGGCATTATCACTATTGATAACAGGCACTGTCCACACAATGTTGTGCGTAAGATCTTGAACGATGATGTCACGCACTGGATGATCAACAGAAATATCTAATGCTTCGCTAAAACCCGACTCATCTCCCCAAGCACGTCCAGTACGATACACCTTCGTTGTTGAGTCTATGGATACACGCCAACTTACTTGTTGCTGTTCTACTCCTACTGCTGTATGCGGGGTGTTATCAACATTCTTAGGTAACTGTGGTAAGCGCTGTTGAGGCAAACGTAAACAGATCTTTTTACGCTGCGCATCATAAATAATTCTCGGACGCATTTCCCTACCAGCAACCCCAACAGCAGAATCACGATCATGTGTTCCCACTGGCCGCTCCCGCAACTCTGCAACAACCAATTCATCAATTGTGGTAGGCAGCTTAGGCATCAACCCAGATCTATCTCGGTCGAACCAGCTATGCGGATGGTCAAGGGCAAAACGTCGTAATGCATAAATGCCTGCCAGGATTTTCTCACTATATTCCGGGCTATGCTGCGCCGCTTGTGAAAAGTAGGGTGTGGTTTCCTGAGCACCAAGATCAGCAATGTCTAGTTCTGTTTCTGCTGTATCAATAAGCTCTAATAATGCAGGAATCTCATTGCTGACAATGCCAGCATGAAACGCAGCAAGAGTAAGAAAATCAATATCGCCAGGGATAAGCAACTCAAAATCACGCAATGCCGCTGGCAGGAACTCTTCGATAAGCTGTTCCAGCTCCGCTACTGACGGCAGCGCAAGCCCTAAACTCCCTGATAACTCTGCAGCAAAGTTCTGCGCGCACACCACTTCGCGAGCTCTAGAGATTATCGTCACCAAAGATAGTGCAGGACTAACAGATAATAGCCCAGCAAGACTAGCGCCAGCAGCCAATTGTCGACTCAAGAAAATACCATAAAGCCGCTCAATCTGTTCTAGTTCATCAATGGATAAACCCAGTTCATACACCACATCAACTTTTTTCAAGCGCTGAGCCAAATCCAATTCGCTTTTCGACGCCCAGCCCAAGAGACTATCGCTCATATCTGCAATAGGATGAGAAAGTTGGGAACGGCTATCCGACATAGATGTTAATCCTCTTCGTTAATTTGTTGTTCTGGTTGTGATTGCTGTGTCTGAGATTGTCTAAGCTCAGGACTCATTCGTTGCGAAATAACCCTCGTCACACCATCACCACGCATAGTGACACCATAGAGCACATTAGCAATGTCCATCGTTGGCTTTTGATGGGTAATCACAATGAG harbors:
- a CDS encoding acyltransferase family protein; this encodes MNPSQSSQYRYDLDGLRAIAVLLVVFYHVFVGRVSGGVDIFLLLSGFFFLSSQLRYAAKPQASLNPWFPFWRTIRRLAPSLITVLGAVYCVTALFTPQLTTLEFYRQITASLLYYQNYELINQDADYNAASPTTSALQHLWSMSVQGQFYLFSIAFALVCAAIYKTVRRKTRSEKKEKAERKIQLAIVIILGLITLASFCYAARFGLYGTSENYYSFFSRLWEMTLGGVCALSISRIKPNNKVGTLLSSLGLIAIALTGVFITTTTAFPGPLSLIPLGGALLIIVGGKNNHNAISTFLSLPVFQWGAKIAYPLYLWHWPLLIICTSYSAHDSATAELSWLSKAAIIICSIVLAYLTHRFVEQFFMQKAPRALAGQKHMHRLKESVESTAGKLKALASVGFITALLALLSLQPHQEHLIEQAQNTFVIDEAHYPGALAITGAAVPNGLTYYPDPQLISEIYPEPGAQGCVTMKWEGADTTRTNKVDGAPCIYGDLEAETTIVMTGGSHAEQWMPPLHALGMQYHFKVIPLVRQGCPMTIEDDSFIDATCAQWNENVLDTIIAMDPDLVFSTSTRPEKDHKPSVDAVPDGYINFWQRLTDAGINFLGLRDNPWFYDQQGQEWDMNQCMIARKNDISECSIQRDKVYAPEDPAAAYTRLGSNMHFVDTADWFCNSSTCPPVIGNTYVYRDQNHISYAYALSTQKLLWKYLEPLLTPNANSPTSSMRPSSTATSTPAPASTTAKKTSTSPTTTATSTKTNTSTVSSSSSQVQKK
- the ffh gene encoding signal recognition particle protein, which encodes MFESLSDRLGQALSGLRTKGRVTEADINAVAREIRLALLEADVSLPVVRGFIAKIKERALGVEVSKALNPAEQIIKIVDQELTAILGGETRRLRLAKNPPTVIMLAGLQGAGKTTLAGKLARYLAEQGHTPMLVACDLQRPGAVQQLEIVGQRAGVPTFAPDPGTSIDSLEHEMGTSHGDPVAVAQAGVEEAKRSQHDVVIVDTAGRLGIDETLMTQARNIRDAINPDEVLFVIDAMIGQDAVNTAEAFRDGVDFTGVVLTKLDGDARGGAALSIREVTGKPIMFASTGEKLEDFDVFHPQRMSSRILGMGDILTLIEQAEKKLDQEQALVAAQKIGTGELTLEDFLNQMLMIRRMGPIGNILKMLPGGKQMSQVADMVDEKQLDRIQAIIRGMTPAERENPKILNASRRKRIANGSGVSVTEVNQLVERFFDAKKMMGQMAGQFGMGGGRSATKKKPKGRKGKNGKRKAPKRSNNMPGMPGGMPGMPNMAELQKMQEQLQGGAGLPGMPGMPKMPKGLENIDLNNLDFGKGK
- a CDS encoding [protein-PII] uridylyltransferase, which encodes MSHIHVMPQQLRQQAQHRAWDILNSVQLPSGTALAATGSFARGELGPHSDLDLILLVDAQATALDSAEIERVWYPIWDAKMRLDYAVRTPEECAQMMTADSTAALALLDLSHCRGQEKLTERARELVLATWRKELKKNFNNLVDTAIARWRRSGSLVTMTRPDLKHGHGGLRDIDLINALALANLSNRAQLDQQRTLLLDTRTLLHFHMGRARDVLDPEFAVDVATDLGFADRYELARALAAAAKTVDDALTEALATARNLLPSRTKIRRPIRRPLDVDVVELNGEITLSRTPDLSDPGLLLRVAAAGARTGLSVAPHTWKRLTQLPPLPEIMPTNMAGDFFALLSSPEHSARVIHQMDEYGLWEKIVPEWKNIRGLVPREPTHIHTVDQHSLMVVHNCAQRSVNVARPDLLYLAALFHDIGKGQQLPHEQVGAEYVAHMAKRLRLNKQEIHIVKTVVAQHTLIPQILRRMDPTGSQALEQLLDATGYDRLIINLLETLVEADSLATGPGVFSPSLSAGLKTLCHRAKVQLSALAPQPPQVHAPDTVGVRHEENNMRATIYWRGSYDRESIRIFALVAAKEWNILGAGITTRVDKDSGQRIVEAELEVYNTLGTGFDEQDIVQSYKSGVFSALPTIHGGLTTTMWQDDILEVRTTDRQAALGTLLGVLPGIKWLRMTTPGATMIVQCQLEPGFDRAQVERDVTRLLTSGNKK
- the glnK gene encoding P-II family nitrogen regulator GlnK; translation: MKLVTAIVKPFTLTDIKDALEQIGVHGMTVTETQGFGQQKGHTEVYRGAEYAVEFVPKVKIEIVINDAQLDEVLNAIVDTAHTGKIGDGKVWVTNVEQLVRVRTGERDADAV
- a CDS encoding ammonium transporter, whose amino-acid sequence is MSSEEVLQASGNASWMLISASLVLLMTPALAFFYGGMSRQKSVLNMMMMSFGTLGLVSVIYVLWGWSMSYGSQSIGGVFANPFEFFGLKNSITDAEGNYIAGASGYPNIIDVAFQLTFAVISTALISGAIAERVKFGSWMLFAGLWATCAYFPLAHMVWGGGLLAHGENSVAAWLFGVDDAAEALIKPIDFAGGTVVHISAGVSALVLSIIIGKRKNFLRSSQRPHNLPFVMLGAALLWFGWFGFNGGSAFAADGLAGLAWVNTTAATAAAMLGWLLVEKIRDGHATSLGAASGVVAGLVAVTPAAGDLTPVTSLILGAIGGILAAFGVGLKYKFAFDDSLDVVGVHLVAGLWGTIGVGLLADGKGLLTGGGSDGVKLFVVQILIALIAMIFAGLITVVLAFIVKATLGWRVDDEEESNGIDFHEHGETAYDTAGPSFN